A single window of Syntrophus aciditrophicus SB DNA harbors:
- the rpmJ gene encoding 50S ribosomal protein L36, producing the protein MKVRSSIKKICDKCKIIKRRGLLRVICENPKHKQRQG; encoded by the coding sequence GTGAAAGTACGGTCATCAATCAAAAAAATATGCGATAAGTGCAAAATTATAAAAAGACGCGGTTTGCTTAGGGTTATCTGTGAAAATCCAAAGCATAAGCAGAGACAGGGATAG
- the rpsM gene encoding 30S ribosomal protein S13 — protein sequence MARIAGVDLPKNKRMEIALTYIYGIGRTKAKEILEKAEISFDTKTDELADSEINAIRTIIDRDHKVEGDLRRDISMSIKRLMDVGAYRGLRHRKGLPVRGQRTHTNARTRKGPRRAIAGKKK from the coding sequence GTGGCAAGAATTGCAGGTGTAGATTTACCAAAGAATAAAAGAATGGAAATAGCCTTAACGTATATCTATGGAATAGGTCGGACAAAGGCGAAGGAAATTCTTGAAAAGGCTGAGATCAGCTTTGATACAAAAACTGATGAACTTGCTGACTCCGAGATCAATGCAATACGAACTATAATCGATAGAGACCATAAAGTGGAAGGTGACCTGAGAAGAGATATCTCCATGTCAATCAAAAGACTGATGGATGTGGGAGCATACCGAGGTCTGCGTCATCGTAAGGGGCTTCCGGTAAGAGGACAAAGAACACATACGAACGCACGAACGCGAAAAGGTCCGAGAAGAGCTATCGCAGGAAAGA